DNA from Colletotrichum higginsianum IMI 349063 chromosome 7 map unlocalized unitig_7, whole genome shotgun sequence:
TAGCTCAGATCACGCTTCTGCTTTGCCCTGGCGGGCACGGGACTGATGCATCGTCATGCTCTCTGACCAGAAACAGCCCATGCGTCCCAAAACTCTAGCAGAGATCACAATGCCCTAGCATTTTGTTGATTTTTTTTTCATGATGCTACGAGCTTGACGTTCGAAAGTATGCGGTCCATGTATTGGGCCGGAGAGCGCAAACCACGATGCCTGCAGGCCCTGAGCGGCATGCCGCATACGCGCTTCCCTGCAACATGAGGAGCTGGAACGTTGTGGATACAGATCGGGAGGGGCACGCTTCTTAATGCTTCATTCATAGGCGTTATGCCTGCTCTTGGTTGTACGCCTATTTGGACGCCCACGACAACCTCCAATGCGGGTGGTGGCAGTGTTTCGCTCGGACGCAGGTCTCGTCCCGCCAACTACCTGGTCGTACCATGTTACCGCTCCATGTTCTCATCCCATGGCTCGCATCACCTCTGAAACGAACTGGTCTTTGACGGTCCTGGGGCTCGCGCCTGGATATCCGTCACCATTGAAAGGTCACGACGTTTCCTCTCGGTCCCACTTTGGCGACACGGAACCGGGACAAAGCTCTCCAACGTAACGTACGTGGAAGCTGTAAAGTACCTACCGGGAGCTGGAAGGTATCCAGTTGCCTGATCGTCTGCATCGTTTACTTGTTTCTTCGCCTTCAAAGACACCCATCTTCATCCAAGGTTCGTGAAGGTAGAATTGTCCTCGGTGCTCTGCCTGCTGACCTGATAATCCGATCAAGCATCCTTCTCTGCCGGATGAGACGGACTAAACAAGGACAGGTTTTCGCTTCGGCCTTTTGCCTTTTGCATTTTCAAttctcgcccttcttctccgccgtcCCCCTACGACTTTGATTTTCCCCCCTGTTTTGTGTCTTTCGAACACCGCGCTTCCGTTTCTCGCTGGTGTAAGGCGCATCCAGCCACGTCCATCACGGCTTCAGTCATATTTCCAGAAGCGAGGCCACCTAGAATTGTTGACTTCCAGATATCCTCCCTAAAATTGGTCTCAGAGTCGTTGCCTACTTTTTGCTCTCCGTCTGCTGAACTAGATCTGTTCGAGTGATCGATATACACACTTCGACAGCTTCGCTCGTCCACTCCTGTTTTTGACATCCGTCGCTTGACTCTCTCACGATCTCTACGCAAAGAAAATGACCACGCCCCCCAAAATGGACACCTTTGAGAAGCTCTCTGTGAGCGAGCGCAAGATCGTCGTCGGTATCGATTTCGGCACCACGTACTCGGGCGTGGCCTGGGCCGAAACCCAACGCCCCGACCGGCGAACCGCCATCACCACGTGGCCCATCAGCAAGACGGTTCGCGAGGGCGAATCCTCCGACAAGGTGCCTACCAAGCTCAGAtacgccgacggcgaggttcAATGGGGGTTTTCCATCCCCGTCACTGCGCCTCAGGATCAAGTCATCGAGTGGTTCAAGCTGTGAGTCTCTTGCGCCGCTTGGGTTTTTACTTTCATGTTGTGCAGAGCCCATCAAACGGGGTAAACAAACACTTTCAAGAAACCAGTAGTAGCTTATGCTCGCTAGTGACCTCGATGCTTCTTTTCAGGGCATGAGCCCAGCCGTCCCCTCCGAGCGAAAAGCCGTGGACAAGTTGGTCACCGACTACATCTCGGCGCTCGGCGACCATCTGCACTACACCTTGCGGGAGAAGCTGGGCGAGCAAGTGGTCAAGACGACCCCTCTCGAGTTCGTCGTCACTGTTCCCGCCATCTGGTCCGACCTCGCCAAGGACAAGACGAGGCAGGCCTGCCAGAAGGCGGCGGGTCTCACCGCAGGGACGAACGCGCCCATCCACCTCGTCtccgagcccgaggccgccgccatctaCGCGTTGCACGGCCTCGACCCTCACGGCCTCAAGGTCGGCGataccgtcgtcgtcgtggacgCGGGAGGCGGCACTGTCGACTTGATCTCCTACACCATCACGAGTCTGAAGCCCATCCTCGAGGTCCAAGAGGCCGCTCCGGGATCCGGTGCCTTGTGCGGCTCGACCTTCCTCAACATGCGCTTCGCCAAGTTCCTCAAGGCGAAGCTCGGCAAGGAGGACgggttcgacgacgacatcatGGCAGAGGCCATGGAGCAGTTTGAGAAGAAGGTAGAGCTCGAATCCATCTTCCCACCCGGGAGTCACGGAAGACTATGGCATCTTTTTTACTGACACACACGGGGCAGATCAAGCGGCAGTTCAcactcggcgccgcccccgaaGAAACCTACACCATCCCGGTCGGAGGCCTGGCCAACAACAAGGAGCTCGGCATCAGCCGCGGTCGGTTCGCCCTGAAGGCGTCTGATCTCCAGACCATTTTCGAGCCCGTCGTGCTGGAGTGCAtcaagctcgtcaaggaCCAGATCACGGCCAGCAACACCCCGATCCGGGCCGTCCTCCTGGTGGGCGGGTTCGGCGCCTCCCACTACCTCAAGGAGCGTCTGCGCAACGCCATCGACAAGAACATCCAGATCATGCAGCCGCCGAACGCGTGGCAGGCCGTCGTGCAGGGGGCCGTCATGAAGGGCCTGGCGCAGGTGTCGCCCGACCGCCTCACGCAGGTCCGGGTCCAGAACCGCAAGGCGCGCAAGCACTACGGGACCGAGTGGCGCACCAAGTACGACGTCAAGGCCCACAAGCACCTGGAGCAGAGGCGGCACTGGTGCGGCCTGGACGGCTGCTACAAGGTGTACACGATGGAGTGGTTCATCCAGCGCGGCGACAACGTGTCGGAGAACGAGCCCTTCTACACGTCCTTTGTGTGGACCGGCCTGGTGAGCCAGGGCCGcatcaagaagatcaagATGGACGTCTACGCCGACCGCAACGCGCGGGCCGCGCCCGTGGCCCGCGACGACAACGTCTCCATGCTCGTCcacgtcgaggccgatgtCAGCCACATCCCGGAGCACATGCTGGCCCGCCGGAAGGGTCTTGATGGGCAATGGTACTACGAGCTGAGCTGCAAGATCGAGGCCGTCTACCTGTCTGCGTCGACCGCCTACACGTTGCTCTATAACAGTAAGCTGCTGCTCCATCCCCGATACCGGGAGGTCGTCCGTTAACGTTGTCTAGATCAGCGATACAGCACCGTGACCGCCGAGTATGTTTGATGGTCGACACGCACACAAGAGACACGTTGGATGGGGGTGATGGAGTTCAAGGCAGGGTACATTTTGAGGATCCAGGTCCTGTAGATAATGGAGTGAGGAAAGATTCGACAAAGGAGTCCTGTCGACATCGCGATGGGTGTGGATATGTCTGCCAACCGAGTCACGTAATCAGATAATCAGTTGAGGCCGCCGCTATCGAAGTATTCTGACCCATGTCTTGTCAGTTTTCCATGACCGTCCATACTGTAATCACTGAGTATCCAGACACCCACGCTCTCTCTGTGTGTCGCGAtcttctcgtcttcgccagCGACTTGCCTCAGTACTTAGTAATGAGAAATCATCGGCAAGCACTGCAATATCCGGTGACTTTTCTGCGCTGTTCGGAACCCAGGTAACCCGCTTACAGCACGATGTCATCCAGATCTGACCCCGAACAACAGGTTGAAGCGGGCGGAGACCCCTTTGACcaccccgacgacggcgagcatACCGTCGCCGGCTAGCTCATTGTGGCCGGGCCGTTCCTCGTTGACCTCATGTCCTTTGGCGTACATGAACAACTTCGGCCACTTCCAGGACCACTATCCCGAGCACGGGGTCGCCGAGTACCCGTCGTCTGTCACCGTCGTCTgtcaccgtcgtcatcaaatcgctcgagctcggcctcatGTACATCCTGAACCCGGTCGCCTGCGGCCTCGCGGACGCCTACGGCCCCGCGAGGCTATACTCGGTGGCCGCACTCAGCGCGGTGCTTTCGTGCGTCGGCGTCCCGTTCGCGCAGGACGGGCAGATATGACAGTTCATCCCGAGTCAGGTAGGTCGACGTCCAGATGTCAGTgacatccccctccccctcccccgcctgGAACTCTAAGCTCACACTTCCGGTACTTTGCAGTGCGTCTTATTCGGAGCAacggccgtcttcggcaCGTGCGCCGCCGTGCCGGTCGCCAGCCAGCACTTcagccggcgccgtgctCTCGCGATCGGCGGCGTCTGTCTGCCCGTCATAATCTCCCACCTCGTGCCGCGGCTCTGCTTCGAATGGACGCTGCGAATCGCCGCGCTCATCAGCCTGGGCTGCTACGCCGTCGCTGTGCTCATCTCTACGCCTAAGCATCCCGGCAAACCCGTCAAGTCCGTCTGGTCCGTCGCGGACTTTAGCGGCTTCCCGGACCGGCGCTATTTTATCCTTGCTCTCGCCAATGTGGCCGGCAACTTTGGTCTCTACATTCCGTTCTACTATCTAGGTACCTTTCGGGCCCCTGACGAGCCCGATGCAGCGCTCCCAGTGTCGGAGTCTTCTCCAGCTAATCCCGCCCCGCAGAGCGTTACATTGCGGCTCGCCACCCCGAGTCCACGGTCGGGAAACACGACAAGAGGGATGGTTACGGTCCTCCTGATGGCTCATGGACCGTTACTGTTTCTGGAACAAGGATGAGTGGAAAGTGCAGGTGATTATGAACAAGACTGATTGCAGGAGGAAGTAGTAGACGTTTGAAGACTTCACAACATATGATTGACAAGATCGGGTGTTGTGCTTTGATATCTAGTACTTCCAGCGTATGGCAACCGAATTCCCATTCGTTAGGCTACAGATAGGCAGCTTTGTATCGTGTTGCAGAGACGTTGGTTTATCGTAGGACTTCAAATAAGCCATGACGAGAAGACTACATTCTCAACACATCCCTCAGTAGgccccctttctctccgCCCACTTGGGCTGCGGCGCgggctcgacctcgccgaagcCCGAGGCGCTGACCATGCCAACCTCCCACTTCAAGCCCTCGAtcttggcgccgccggcctccaTGGCCCAGAGGGTGATGCCGAGGTGGTTGGAGCCGCGGTAGTTGAGGACGCCCTCGGGCACGGGGAAGCGCGTCTGCGGGCCGACGTGGTGCACGAACTTGCCGTACTGGTACCCGTTGACGAAGACCTGGGCGCGGtaggccgaggccgtcgtgtTGGCGAACGTCAGCGACAGCGGGATGTCGAAGCCCGCGGGGAGGTCGAGGTCAAAGGTCGTCGAGTAGTACGCGATGCCGGCCctgtcgatgccggccgtCGGCCCGCTGCTGTCCGCCCAGGAccccgagggcggcgagggccagtGGTAGCCCTGGCGCTCGACGAAGAGGCCGCCCTCGTTGAGCGGGCCGCGGTCCCGGTCGGCGTagtcctcgccgccgaggttgccCGTGATCTTCCACTTGacgtcggcctgctcgtGGCCCGCGAGCGCGTAGTTGAGGATGCCGCGCgggttcttctgctgctcctcgccgacgacccaGTTGCCGTTGAGGCCCatgttgtcgacgacgacggtgaagaCGTATTCCTTGT
Protein-coding regions in this window:
- a CDS encoding Hsp70-like protein, whose protein sequence is MTTPPKMDTFEKLSVSERKIVVGIDFGTTYSGVAWAETQRPDRRTAITTWPISKTVREGESSDKVPTKLRYADGEVQWGFSIPVTAPQDQVIEWFKLDLDASFQGMSPAVPSERKAVDKLVTDYISALGDHLHYTLREKLGEQVVKTTPLEFVVTVPAIWSDLAKDKTRQACQKAAGLTAGTNAPIHLVSEPEAAAIYALHGLDPHGLKVGDTVVVVDAGGGTVDLISYTITSLKPILEVQEAAPGSGALCGSTFLNMRFAKFLKAKLGKEDGFDDDIMAEAMEQFEKKIKRQFTLGAAPEETYTIPVGGLANNKELGISRGRFALKASDLQTIFEPVVLECIKLVKDQITASNTPIRAVLLVGGFGASHYLKERLRNAIDKNIQIMQPPNAWQAVVQGAVMKGLAQVSPDRLTQVRVQNRKARKHYGTEWRTKYDVKAHKHLEQRRHWCGLDGCYKVYTMEWFIQRGDNVSENEPFYTSFVWTGLVSQGRIKKIKMDVYADRNARAAPVARDDNVSMLVHVEADVSHIPEHMLARRKGLDGQWYYELSCKIEAVYLSASTAYTLLYNNQRYSTVTAETTIPSTGSPSTRRLSPSSVTVVIKSLELGLMYILNPVACGLADAYGPARLYSVAALSAVLSQHFSRRRALAIGGVCLPVIISHLVPRLCFEWTLRIAALISLGCYAVAVLISTPKHPGKPVKSVWSVADFSGFPDRRYFILALANVAGNFGLYIPFYYLGTFRAPDEPDAALPVSESSPANPAPQSVTLRLATPSPRSGNTTRGMVTVLLMAHGPLLFLEQG